The DNA region GCGCCACGCTAGGGGAGTCCCGCTCGGTGGGTCTCCCTCCCAGGGACGCCGCCGAGCGGGCGTGAGCAACCGCAGACGTGTAGCCAAAGTGCGGTGGTGGCGTGTAGTTATTCGAAGGCCAGTGCGGAAGACTTGGCGTTACGGATACGAGTTGCGAATTCGTTTTCCGTGAGAATTTCGATCGGGTGTCCCTGTGCCCTCATGTCGGCCACCATGACGGCTACCAGTGTGGGGAAGTCTTGAGGCTCGTGACCTTCAAATCCGTCGCCGATGACCAGGATTGTCGTCTTGCTCGTCACGCCCCGTTGTAGTGTGCCCCCAAGGAGTGCGACCCGTGCGGCAACTTCGGCTCGTGACAGGCCCAGGGTGCCCGTGAATACGACGTGTGCGCCGACGAACAGATCCGATCTACTGGTTTCGGTG from Demequina lutea includes:
- a CDS encoding BRCT domain-containing protein; the protein is MSYTETSRSDLFVGAHVVFTGTLGLSRAEVAARVALLGGTLQRGVTSKTTILVIGDGFEGHEPQDFPTLVAVMVADMRAQGHPIEILTENEFATRIRNAKSSALAFE